A stretch of DNA from Macrotis lagotis isolate mMagLag1 chromosome X, bilby.v1.9.chrom.fasta, whole genome shotgun sequence:
CACTGACTTAAGGGAGCAACCTGGACAGAGCAGTTCATGAAAATGGCAAATGGGCATATTTTGgatcaatataaggaaaaatttcctaaaatcCAAGATGTACCAAGGAAGGACTGTCCCAATAATTGGTGGTTATTCAAGAGGAGAGTCGATGACCATATTTTGAAATGTCAGATCGAACATCCCTCTTCATGTAGAGGTAGGCCTAATAACATAcacaataagaataataatgataagtaCTGTTTATCTAGGGTTTTGTTATGCTCCAGGAACTGTGCTGAGTTTTttacaagtatctcatttgaccctcacaacaaccctgggaggtaggtatggttattatccccattttacaggtgaggaaactgaggcgaacagaggttaagtgacttgttagaGATCActgagctagtaagtgtcagaagccaAATTTcaatttaggtcttcctgtctGGAGTACCAAtgatctgtccactgtgccacctagctgtctctagtATATATATCATCTGagttttttgttgggttttttgttttctccaaCTCTGAAGCTGTTTCTGTAAATGTCAAATGAAGAGTAATCAATAGGGAATCAGAAGGGGTGGGGGGTTCAGATCCCAAAACTTTctttctgggtcttggtttcttcattgaTGTGGAGGTTGAGAAAGAAGGAATCACATGTCACAGTTGATAGTGAATGAAACATTGGGCAGTTTGACTTCAGAAGAACTAACCTGGGTTCACATTTCATTCTATTCCTTTTTAGCTGTGTTGACctctctctgggccttggttttcccatttgtaaaatgagtaagtTGAGCTAAAATCTCTTAGGTTTCTTCTGTCTCAAAAATCTATGAAGAACATGCCTGCTAAGTCACCTAAACTCCATTTTCTGAGCCCTggtttcccatctataaaatgggggtaaaaatgggaataaaatgtTCCTCTCCCCCTCAAAAAAGTCCTGTTGTGAGAAGAGTGCACTATAAACTGCAGAGCCCTGTATAATTATGAACTATTGTTATGACTGTGGTTATTACTGGTTAtatcaaaattcaaatttttatagCAACTTACAAAGTGTTTTTCAAGTAACTCTCTGTGATAGGTTGTGTATCTCTATCCGTTttggcacagtgactagaatgctggacctaggaggacctgggttcaaattcaacctcagatatgtgatactcactagctgtgtgagcttggtcaagtcatttaaccccactgccccacagaaaacaaaacacacacaaaaaaaaagaatgttgaaaacatctttacctgtaatttaaaaaatactatttaccaaaataaatatttattgacagatTGGCTGACAGAGGACTCCAAAGAATTAGGGAATCTTTCAATTTTGTAATTCCCCGTACTTTGACCTGAAAAGGGTCAGATTGTGCCCTGGTTATTTCTGCTTGGCCTGATTCAATTCCTCAGACTTCTGGATGGCCTTGCCCCTTCTTCACATTCCAACTCCTGTCTCAGACCTCATACATGTGATCTCTCTAGAATGAGACAGGATTGAAGGAGATGACCTGATAATGTGTTCCATGTATTGGGAAGAAGACATCAGGAAGCCCAATTGAGGATGAATTCTGCATCCCTCAGTTTTCTTGGTCAGGATTGTTAATAAAGGGTGGGGACATGGGTTTTGGCAGGGGATAGTGTTAGAGAAGATGGTTGAGCTGGCAAGGTTAGGGAGAAAGCAGTACACTTACAATGCGTTCAAACTCCTTGGCTTGACCCAGTTCCCGGGGGAATCCATCTATGAGAAAGCCCTTGCTTTGTGGTCGGGACAACATGTTGTCATTCACCAGGTCTAGAATTACACCCTATGGGGGCAGAGGTTGGGCATTAGGGAGGTCCAGACTGGGTCTTGCACTAACTTGCTTAGGTGACTTGGGGTGGGGTCACTAGCTTCTTCTGTGCCTTGATATCCACAAtgtttatagttggggaaactgaggcccacaggtAGCAATCCCCAGTGTTGCAATTCAAACCCAAGGTACCTGGCTATTCCACATACAATTGCTTCAGTCTTATCTGAGAAGTGAGGACACTGCAGTCATCCAAGTTTAAGGATATAGTCCCTCAAATCTGTGAAATGGGTAGCATCTCCCATTTCATTCCTACATGCCAATTAAACATCCTTTGAGACGCCACAATGATGGATGTCTCCTGAGAGTTCCAAGACCCCAAGCAACCCCTCTGTTCTAGCAATGGGTAAAGGTCTAGGCCACAAAAGTAGAGTTGTGGGAGAGCAGGATGAGTCAGTTGGGTCCTCACCGTGGGCACCAGCATGCCCTTCAGCATGAACTCCCGGATCTGTTGACCCCGTACAGTGGCCTGATTTGCCTCCTCCCTCAATAGCTCCCCAAGGCCAATGTGGCAGAAGCCATACTTGGTTGCCATGTTCTCACATTGTGTTCCCTTGCCACAGCCTGGTCCCCCCATGACGAAGATGATCCGGTAGGATTTAAGCAGATCTGGCGAGTGGGAGGAAGAAGGTAAGTTGGCATGTCTGTGAGGTTGGCACCTGTCTGTAGGTTTCCTCTTGTGCTTAcattgagtgtgtgtatgtgtgcgagGGGGTTTGGGGGGTGTGGGTGCATATGTGAGGGTACTCTTTTGTTAAATCATGTGATTTAGAGTTGGGCAGGAGCTTAAGAGATCATATCCTCTCactttataattgagaaaacttgagacctagagaaggaaagagattttcccaagaatttgaatccaggtcttcagaTTGCAAGTCTGGTTCTACTTCTACTATCTCACATGTTTACCTTTGAGTGCCTAGGTGTTTTGGGTCAATGTTCACCTACTGGCGTAAGGTGGTACCTGTTCCCAAGTAGGGAGAACCCCTAAAATAAGAGAATGGAAGGCTCCAAACCGTTTTCTCCAACTTTTTCCTTCTCGCCCTACTCcgtctcctcctctctccccctcaaGGGAAGGGACTGCTTTCTGCCTGGATCctgaccccacccccacccccaccagccTCTGCCTCTGAACTGGGGATAGAATCCTGGCTCTTAAACTGGATGGGGGAATGCTGGGCTCCCAGGATGACTCCTAGAGATTTACCCTTCTCTTGAGGCCTCAGGGGTGTTCCCTCCTGGGGCAGCTTGGACTGGCAAATGCCCATCTTCTGAGGAacccttggggggggggcttaGTGACTTGCCCACCAACTTTTCCCTCCTAGATCTTGCACATCCAGACCCCCTTGGCCCCAGCCTGGGCTTTCTCCCTCCCACCTGGCTTTCTCCCTCCCACCTggctttttccctctcccctttaccCTCCCACTTCTGCTCCCTTAGCTTTCTGATGTCATAAGGAACTCTGGGTACCTACTATTGCCCTATTTGTGTCAAGGACCCAACCCTTTGAACAATCTGGTAAAGTCTATGGATCtcttttcagaaaatatttttaaattattatacacacatctatacatatatacacatgtatatatttatatgaccCATTATATTGAAAgttacctaattttttttaaagtttgtgaaCCCTAGGTTAAGAACTCCTAATGTTGtctaaacttttttaattttacaggtgaggaaactgatacaGATCATCAAAGAAAAGCTTAATGGGGAGTAGAGTCTGGTGTCTAAGCCAGGTCTTTTGATTGCAAATTCAGTGGTCCTCCTACTGGGTCACTTTTCATCCAAAGTGTGCTCTCCTCTATATTCAGTGCcctagaagagagaaaatgaatttccATACTCTCCCATATGGGTAGTAGGtagggttttgttttgatttaactAACAGAGTCTCAGAAATAATtgcaaaagtcatttaaaaaagaagCCAGTAACAGAAGACAGCTCTGATTTCCCTCTCCACCACTATTGCCTttgtttttctctatctcttcctacCTGGCTCTCCCAGACAGCTCCATATCCCTGTTAGCCACAAGACCTCTTGGCCATGTAAATGAGAGCAAAAGGAGCTatcaaatggataattttgatgatttgCCACATTTATCTCCAGCATTGATTCCTTTGATGATCTGATTCTGAAAGTGGCCTCAGAGAACAGCAACTCATAACACATCTTTACTGGGGAAATACCCTTTTTACAATAGGTTTGAGAAATTTTCCTCCAACCTTCTAGCAACTACTCCCAGAGGAAACCCATTCCACAGTTAGACAATTCTCATttattaggtggcacagtgaataaaatgcTGGGCTGGAAGTCAGAAATACTCttattgagttcaaatgtggcctcagacacttttacctgtgtgaccctgggcaaaccattttgccctatttgtctcagtttcctcaattataaagtaagatggagaaggaaatggcagtcattccagtatctctgccaagaaaacctcaaatggggtcatgtagagtcagacatgagtgaaaaatgacaaaacattaGAAAGCTTTTCCTTACATTCAGCCTAAATCTACCTCTCTGCatcaatacctcttctcttcccacCCTACCTTCAACTCCCACATAGTTGTTCCCAGTTTACAGTCAGAAGAGAATGATTGTGGAGGCAATCTGCTGGTAGACCTCAAAGGAAGATGGAATTAGGTGAACAAGTGGATCTCTGTCAAAAACAGCCATCTCTTCTTCAGAAAGGAGAGTAATTGAAGGTTGAAGTCAAAGTGGGCTGAGATGTAAAAACATGTTAGAAGAGAAATCTAATGAAGATTAGTCtctattttctcattaaaatataaaggGCAGGGGATAGAAGCTATGAGAAGTTTGAGGAGGTTTGAAATAGTCTCTGTGGGGAGTGAGATAGAGAATTAAGAGAGGATTAAAAGGACTGCCATGCTGCAGTGAAGACCCAAATGAAATTAGGCAACATAAATTTGTGGTGGACTCAGTAAGTTCAATTGCATGATTTCCTCAAGTGCCCTTCAAGTCCCTGGTGGCAGTACAGCACATTGGTCCAACCATTCcagaaaagcattttttaattatgtaaacTTAATAAACTATTCCCTTAGACCCAAAGAtccagaaatgaagaaatatcttCTTTCAGTTAAAGACAGAGTATGGGATGTGACACACACTGGCAGTCCTTATgctggttggatttttttttttaagggaggaCTTTTTTTTGGAGAGGGTGGGATGTATATCAAGAAATACTTGCaaggttaaaaacaaaactttaataaaagtttttaaaatcttcataTGTGGATCAACATTTTCTTGCCCATTAAGATCTTGGATACTGACTAATATTCAAAGAGTTAGCTGACAAGCCTAGTTTTATGTGATTGGTAAATATGATGAGCACAGCACCTATGCCTTCCCCCGCCCAAGTTAAGtgataaaaaatagtaaaaagggCAGGACCGAGCATAGGTAGCTAAGGCAAAAGGCTGAGTGACCTCCTTTTGAGCAACCATTATCACTACTTTTCATCCACCCAACTCTACCATTGCATTGGGTAACATATTTTGTGGTGCTACCAGACCTGTATCTATCTAACCCCCACCCCGGATCTTTGCTTACTGAAAAGAAGCTAGACCGTTAATCAGCAAGCAAAGGAGTGTAATTTATCATATGCTTAGGAAGTGTTCTGTCCATCAGCTCAGGTGGGTCTCGGCTAAGCTCTCCCCAATGGATATGAGACCCTATGACCCCACCACATCATGGCTGAGGAGAGTTAGCTACTCTCACTGACCAGATTTAACATTATGATATCTCTATGGCTCTGTCTTCACCTTGTGACTGGCAACCATCCTTCAATTCAACTATTATAATTTCACACCATATCCACAAACATACTATCTCTTCCCCCTCTTTCTGATCATTTCCCAAACTAAAAACATTTCTCCTAACTACATTGTCCTTTTTCCCCATGTGATAAAAGGATTAGGGGCAAGAATTATGAAGTCTGAACATCTTTTCAGAGGTCTCTGATGCTTGTACCAATTAGGGCAAAGGAATTAATCTTTCCTCCATTTCACCAATTCATAAGTTTACCAAAAGTGCTGATCAAGTTGTCCTCCCCTGAAAACTCAGCTCAGACATTGTTTGGTAGTGGCAACCCCCCACATTTCTAGAAAGCAGCATTCATCTATCTGAGTCTCAATTCTTTTGCTGATTCAGTCATAGCAGGTTAAGGCTCAGACCACAGCCACATTAGCACCAGACTCTGGGTCAAAAATGTCAGTTTGAGCACAACCAATAACTCTGTGGGTGGTGTGGTTTAGAGGGcccattgtttttctctttccttgtatCTTCTGCCTCAAACTTGAAGCAGGAATTGCAAAGTTTATGCCAGGGGAACTGGTGCAAGTCCTAATGCAAAGTCCTTGAAAAGTTTTGAGTCACAACACATTGTGTGGCAGTTGTCCAAAGAGCAGATTGACAGTGTTTGAGGAGGCTCATCTTCAGAGATTGACCTCCAACTGATGAAGCCTGGGTCACAATAACTAATGAAACCACCAACAAAGGTGTGTggggtttttctctctctctttgtataAGTAACAATGAAATGAACAATCCCTTTAAGCCACAAGATAAGATCACACAGTCTCTTTCCTGACTTTTACTTCCTATATCCTATTGGACATTATGTCCCATAGGCAGTTCAAACTTCTCATTTCTGGGGTAGCTAAGAgcgctggccctagagtcaggaggacctgagttcaaacctggcctcagtcacttaataatgtcttgactgtgtgaccttgggcaagtcacttaatcccattgccttgtaaaaaaaatcttaacaataCCTATACTagacaaatcattccccaaaatTGAACCACAAACTTATCCTGTCcaaaacataatttttctttttctaaattctgCTATTTTGGTGTggtcaggtggtacagtggatagagcaccggccctggagtcaggagtacctgagttcaaatccagcctcagacaatgattacctagctgtgtggccttgggcaagccacttaaccccattgcctaaaactaaaaaaaacaaaaaaaaaaccccactaaaaactaaaaaactaaaactaaaaactaaGCTTTACTATTTCTGTCAAAGTCACTAGTCTCCCTGGCTCATAACATTGGCATTATCTTCATTGGTTTCTTATCTTCTCTCAACCACATATCCAATTGGTGGCTGAATCTTATTGGTCCCACCTCCATATCTCTCCCATCTTTTCACTCCCTCAAATGAATTTAATTCAGGCCATCATCACCTTTCATCTATACCACTGCAGAGGCCTCAGAATTGATCCCCCTTACTCATCTGTCACTATTTCAGTTCTACTTTCATATAGCACCCAAAGTGATTTGTCATGTGATTCCATTAGTCTAGTGGTTCCCTCTAAGAAAAACAAGACCTATTAGCTTTTAAGACCCTTCAGAACTGAACCCCAATATATCTTTCCAAACTTATTGgttcatcctttattttttttttgcaaggcaataggggcttaagtgacttgcccaaggccacacagctaggtaattattaagtgtctgaggttgaatttgaactcaggtactcctgactccagggccagtactcgaatccactgcaccacctagctgcccccttcatcctttctttttctttcttttttttttttagatttttcaaggcaatggggttgagtggcttgcccaaggtcacacagctaggtaattattaagtgtctgaggttggatttgaacccaagtactcctgactccagggcctgtgctttatccactgtgccacctagtcacccccatcctttcttctcaaagaccACTTACATAATGAACAAGTAATGTCTTGATTTGCTGGTGAACCGGATTTAAGTTGAGAGCTGcataaagtcatcaacctcactctctctttcagagtctccAAAGTCTAGTAgttggcaagacaaaagtcagtaAATGCTGTTGGATGATCTTGACATTTTCAGTGTCTGGCCAAATCCCAAGCACTCCATTGCAGCTGTTTTACCTACAACCTTTGTGGTTGTAGGAACAAATTATTCTTGTCCACCCATTCTGCCAGGaggtcttcacatgcttgggttaGGTATCCTTCTAACTCACCAAATATTTTAAAGGGTGTCAGCCACCTGGTTTAAGCCTTTCTTCCAGGACAGTGAGCTGCCAACTGCCTTTGGTATCTGctacccaactctcacctgtgactccaagaaattgTGTTTTATACTACTCCCAAACTCTGCAAtccaataaaattgaatttcttatGATTCTTTACAAGGCATtctatttcccatttttgttCCTTTGCCTTTGCTTGGGTCATTTACCATAGCTGGAACACATTCCCTTCTcacagattctctctctctctctctctctctctctttctctccctctcaggTGAAGCTCAAGCTGCTTAGTCCTTCACTATCAGGAAATTTACcaaatgtttattgtttattcTCCAATTGTACTTCACTACCATTATATTTGAAATCTGAGTTTACTCCATTTGTGAAAGTGTATTCCAAATTTATGCTTTGTGACTAGTGttgttcttttattattttaagaaaatgtttttgctAAGCTAAGAGCTCATTGAATCTGCTggatgatttttaaactccaggTGCAGTTGGGTTATAATACAGTAATATAGTATAGTAATAGGACTCTCATGCCAAATGGATTACCCTCTAGAAACTAAGGGAGTATTATCCCTCTGGAGCAATTCATTAGTGCAAATGCATGTTGGGAAAGTAGCTCTACTTGTGAAAGAGGTGAAGAGTAGGAGTAGcaaggtagcatagtggatagagcactagccctaaaGTCAgaagggcttgagttcaaatcttaaaacattaCCTAGACCCCtaaaaattacttagctatgtgaccttggacaagtcacttaactccattgccttgtaaaaaaacaaaaacaaaacaaaaaagagatgaagagtTGTGAGTCATCTATGACAGAATTTGGAACTAGTTAAATGATTGAAcccacagaaaaaaatattaatgagtTGACTTCATCTTGAAAAGTTTCAAGTGATGGACCTATGGCTCTGTCCTCAGCCCAGTGCTGTTTAACTGTATGACTTGGTCAAAGGTACAGATGGCATTCTTAATACATTTGAGGGgcatctgggtggcacagtggatagagaacactggccctggagtcaggagacagtAGTTCATCTGGAGCCAGGTATGGTGCTAGAGGTCTTGCCTTTTGGAAGACCAAAACTGGTGGATGGTTTGGAAATTTGGAAGTTCTGGGGACGGGTCAGCCAATAAACAAttattgaatgcctactatgTTTCTAGCATTATGTTAAGGCTAAAAACCATGGTCCTATCCCAAGAGAGTGTCTCCAAAAGCAGGAAAAATCAGGCCCTATGGGAGTGGCAGCATCTCTTCCAGCCTGGGCAAGATGGGGAGACTCAGCCACCCCTCCTCCACCCGCCCAAACAAACCccaagagttggacatggctCATTGGACCCCAAACAGTGTGATGTGAGGACCGAGAAGAATCATTTCACCTTAGGCCACCTGGAGGTGCGTCTCTCCAGCACAAGGTGACTTTGCTGCTGGAAAGAAAGCAGTCTGCACTGGGTCTGGGTGCAAGCCCTGGAAGAGGTGGTGATGAGCCGGAGGTGATCCGGAGAGGAGCCGCGTGGCAAAGGTGGGGCCGGCAGAATACCTATCTCCCCGTCACTTGGAAGAGGGGTTGATTGGCCCAAACCGCGAggcaaattaaagaaaaacttgCCGGCCTAGAGACACAAAAGTGGCGCGGCCTCTGGACCTGTACGTGGCACAGGTGGTGCCGCCCAGAGGGTAGCATCAGAGCCCCTGAGGTCCATCCGCTGCGGAGATGGGGATGCTGCTGATCCAGGAGCCGGGAGGGTAGCCTAGGCGGCAGTTGCCATGGCGTCGCAGTTACCGTGACAACAAGGACTCGAGAACTACGGCGCGGGCGGGGGGGAGTGCTGCGTGTGTGCGCCTGCGCACAGGGATCGGTAGCCATTCGGAACGACGTGGGGGGAACTAGAACTACGAGTCCCAAGCTGCACCGCGTAGAAGGGAGCTCCGGAAAGTTCCCGTATGTGTCTCCGTTGGATGACGACACGGGAAACACATGGGTCGGTCCAGTTTGTAGCTTCATGAATAATGAACGAAGCGCAACTGGCTCTTGTACCTCACACCCTCCCCTTCCCACCTGGACTGAGGGACGAGGAAGAGGCCTACACCGTCCCTGAATGGCCGGCGCCCGGACTCGCCTATGTCGTGGGAAAGGATCGGGGCCGGTTTGACACACGCCTTTCAGACGCCCGACGGTTGTCAAGACGACGAAGACGCCGCGGGAAGTTTAACTTCCGGGTCGCGCCGCGGCGCCTTCTGGGACTCCGAGCGCCCACTGGTGGCTCTTCCGTATTCGAGCTGGGAACCGGGCCGGCTTGGTCCCGGCGCTCGGCGGGCACCTCAGGCGCCAGACTGTGCCACGACTCTCGACCCTCCCCGCGGCCTGGCAGCGCGCCCACCTTGAGACACTATGACGACCTTGGTGAGCGCGTGAGAACCCCGCGATGTGCGGGTTGTGTGGGCGAGAGCGGGCGCGATCCCGGCGGCGGCCCCGCGACCCCCGCGCACAGCCTGTGactttgtgtgtgtgcgtgtgtgtgtgcgtgtgtgtgtgtgtgtgtctgtgtctgtctgtgtctgtgagtgtgtgtgtctgtgtctgagtGTGTGCTGGGAGCGGCCTggtcccccccatcccccccgcGGGGCCGGGCCTACACGCCAACAGCGGGCGGGGTTGTTTGCGCCTTCCTGCGCAGGGCATGGTGCCAGTCACTGAAAATACCAGGCAAGGTAAAGGCAGGCCGCCCCCGGGAGCCCGCGTGCCCACCGGAAGTACGCCTGGGGCGCGTGATTCCGCACTGTCAGCCCACATAGACGCCTTTATCATCCCACGCGCCAGGCTTCCCGAGTCTGACCTGAATCCTAATTGAAAAAACCCCCTTATTACCTGTAAGGTCTTGGACGTGGCCCTTAAGGCCATTTCCCTCAGTGccctcagctgcaaaatgaacTTCCAAGTTTCTTCCAGGTCTAGTCAGTGACCAAAGGATCTCAGTAGAGTTTGCGTCCAAGGGGGCTCGCCCACCCTTTGTCTCTACAGGTTtcatgactgtttttttttttttttgcaaggcaatgcggtgaaggggcttgcccaaggccgcacagctaggtcatgattgagtgtctgaggtcagatttgaactcaggtcctcctaactccacctagttgcccctgtgaCTGTTTTGTAAGATGGATGTGCAGCCTTATATTTGAAAGTGTTTCTCCTGGTTGTTtcccagttctttctgactcagtttatctttctctctcttcaggGGACCAGCAGCCAGACTGTGACCGAATATGTTGTTCGAGTCCCCAAGTGAGTTTTTtttgggatgggatgggatggaaT
This window harbors:
- the LOC141500529 gene encoding adenylate kinase isoenzyme 1-like isoform X3, with the protein product MGICQSKLPQEGTPLRPQEKDLLKSYRIIFVMGGPGCGKGTQCENMATKYGFCHIGLGELLREEANQATVRGQQIREFMLKGMLVPTGVILDLVNDNMLSRPQSKGFLIDGFPRELGQAKEFERIVGRSPNIVIVFDCSTETMFHRVLLRGQKENREDDSEDIIRQRLETHYTMYEPVLAFYQQKNLLRSILAEDAAENIFAKCCSVIDSLQ